One Mycobacterium kubicae genomic window carries:
- a CDS encoding galactan 5-O-arabinofuranosyltransferase: MRNALASLGQMALAALAAVVVSVISLDAIAKVQWPAFPSSNQLHALTTVGQVACLAGLIAAGWAWRRGGRLRLLAQSAGVVFVSAFAVVTLGMPLGATKLYLFGISVDQQFRTEYLTRLTDSAALHDMTYLGLPPFYPPGWFWIGGRVAALTGAPAWEAFKPWAITSITVAVAVALVLWWRMIRFEYALLVTIATTAVTLAYSSPEPYAAMIAVLLPPVLVLTWSGLRAGERAAGRTLEPEGEAGRTLAPQARGWGAVIGAGIFLGFAATWYTLLVAYSAFTMTLMALVLAAARWRRDRKAAVDPLRRLVVIGLIAAAIGSITWLPYLLRAVRGPVSNSGSAQHYLPADGAELTFPMLQFSLLGALCLLGILWLIVRARTSVRAGGLALGVLAVYLWSLLSMLTTLARTTLLSFRLQPTLTVLLATAGVFGFAEATLALAARRRAVLPVAGAIGLAGAIAFSQDIPDVLRPDLTVAYTDTDGHGQRGDRRPPGAEKYYADIDAAIQRTTGRPRNQTVVLTADYSFLSFYPYWGFQGLTSHYANPLAQFDKRAAQIESWSNLKTADELVKALDKLPWPPPTVFLMRRGAGNTYTLRLAEDVYPNQPNVRRYTVDLKAALFADPRFAVDTIGPFVLAVRKPGPNR, encoded by the coding sequence ATGCGCAACGCGCTGGCCAGCCTGGGCCAGATGGCGCTGGCGGCGCTGGCGGCCGTCGTGGTGTCGGTCATCTCGCTGGACGCCATCGCCAAAGTCCAGTGGCCCGCCTTCCCGTCGTCCAACCAACTGCACGCACTGACCACCGTCGGGCAGGTGGCCTGCCTGGCCGGGCTGATCGCGGCGGGCTGGGCGTGGCGCCGGGGCGGGCGGCTACGGCTGCTCGCCCAGTCCGCCGGGGTGGTGTTCGTCTCGGCCTTCGCCGTCGTGACGCTGGGGATGCCGCTGGGCGCGACCAAGCTGTATCTGTTCGGAATCTCCGTCGACCAGCAGTTCCGCACCGAGTACTTGACCCGGCTCACCGACAGCGCCGCCCTGCACGACATGACCTACCTGGGGTTACCGCCGTTCTACCCGCCGGGCTGGTTCTGGATCGGTGGCCGCGTCGCGGCGCTGACCGGCGCGCCCGCGTGGGAGGCGTTCAAGCCGTGGGCGATCACCTCGATCACCGTGGCCGTCGCGGTCGCGCTGGTGCTGTGGTGGCGAATGATCCGATTCGAATACGCGCTGCTGGTCACCATCGCGACCACCGCGGTGACCCTGGCCTACAGTTCGCCGGAACCGTATGCGGCGATGATCGCGGTGTTGCTGCCACCGGTGCTGGTGCTGACCTGGTCGGGCCTGCGCGCCGGCGAGCGTGCCGCTGGCCGCACGCTCGAGCCCGAGGGTGAAGCCGGCCGCACGCTCGCGCCGCAAGCCCGCGGGTGGGGCGCGGTGATCGGCGCGGGCATCTTTTTGGGCTTCGCCGCCACCTGGTACACCCTGCTGGTTGCCTACAGCGCGTTCACCATGACGCTGATGGCGCTGGTGCTCGCCGCGGCGCGCTGGCGGCGCGACCGGAAAGCGGCCGTGGACCCGCTGCGCAGGCTCGTCGTCATCGGTCTGATCGCCGCGGCCATCGGATCCATCACCTGGTTGCCGTACTTGTTGCGAGCCGTGCGCGGACCGGTCAGCAACAGCGGCAGCGCCCAGCACTACCTGCCCGCCGACGGCGCCGAACTGACCTTCCCGATGTTGCAGTTCTCGCTGCTGGGGGCGCTGTGCCTGCTGGGCATCCTGTGGCTGATCGTGCGGGCCCGGACTTCGGTACGGGCCGGCGGCCTGGCCCTGGGTGTGCTGGCCGTCTACCTGTGGTCGCTGCTGTCGATGCTGACCACGCTGGCCCGCACCACGTTGCTGTCGTTCCGGCTGCAGCCGACGCTGACCGTGCTGCTGGCGACCGCGGGCGTATTCGGGTTCGCCGAAGCCACCCTCGCGCTGGCCGCGCGCCGCAGAGCCGTCCTGCCCGTGGCCGGAGCGATCGGCCTGGCCGGGGCGATCGCCTTCAGCCAAGACATCCCCGACGTGCTGCGCCCCGACCTCACCGTCGCCTACACCGACACCGACGGGCACGGCCAGCGCGGGGACCGCCGGCCCCCCGGCGCGGAGAAGTACTACGCCGACATCGACGCCGCCATCCAGCGCACCACCGGTCGGCCGCGCAACCAGACCGTGGTGCTGACCGCCGATTACAGCTTCCTGTCCTTCTATCCGTACTGGGGTTTCCAGGGGTTGACGTCGCACTACGCCAATCCGCTGGCCCAGTTCGACAAGCGGGCCGCCCAGATCGAAAGCTGGTCGAACCTCAAGACGGCCGACGAGCTGGTCAAGGCGCTGGACAAGCTGCCCTGGCCGCCGCCGACGGTCTTCCTGATGCGCCGCGGCGCGGGCAACACCTACACCTTGCGGCTGGCCGAGGACGTCTACCCCAACCAGCCCAACGTGCGGCGCTACACCGTGGACCTCAAGGCGGCGCTGTTCGCCGACCCGCGCTTCGCCGTCGACACCATCGGCCCGTTCGTCCTGGCCGTTCGCAAACCGGGGCCGAACCGCTGA
- a CDS encoding arabinosyltransferase domain-containing protein, which yields MATDTSIDAIEQLPSTSVSGAGGNYRIARLVAVVAGLLGAALALATPFLPVTQTTAQLNWPQNGTFGSVEAPLIGYVATELNITVPCQAAAGLTGPDNAAKTVLLSTVPKQAPKAVDRGLLLQRVNDDLVLIVRNVPVVAAPLSQVLSPACQRLTFTAHADKVTGEFVGLRQGPNSEHPGEPLRGEKSGYDFRPQIVGVFTDLSGPAPPGLSFSATVDTRYSTSPTPLKMAAMILGVVLTGAALIALHILDTADGTRHRRFLPARWWSVGALDALVLVVLVWWHFVGANTADDGYILTMARVSEHAGYMSNYYRWFGTPEDPFGWYYNLLAMWAHVSTASVWMRLPTLAMALTCWWVISREVIPRLGHAVKTNRAAAWTAAGMFLAVWLPLDNGLRPEPIIALGILLTWCSVERAVATSRLLPVAIACVVGALTLFSGPTGIASIGALLVAIGPLRTILHRRSKQFGLLPLISPILAAGTVTAILIFRDQSFAAESQATVLKQAVGPSLKWFDEHIRYERLFMASPDGSVARRFAVLALLLALAVAVAMSLRKGRIPGTAAGPSRRIIGITVISFLAMMFTPTKWTHHFGVFAGLAGSLGALAAVAVTSTAMRSRRNRTLFAAVVLFVMALSFASVNGWWYVSNFGVPWSNAFPKWRWSLTTAFLELTVAVLLIAAWFHFAANGGPRRQIRERPRLARVVQSPLAIATWVLVLFEVVSLTQAMITQYPAWSVGRSNLQALTGKTCGLAEDVLVEMDPNAGMLPPVGAAPADALGAGLSEAFTPNGIPADVSADPVMERPGDRNFASDDGVVTGSDPGTEGGTTAAPGINGSRARLPFNLDSARTPILGSWRSGIQVPAMLRSGWYRLPPKDQRSASPLLVLTAAGRFDPREVQVQWATDAEAAAGRHGGSMGFADVGAVPAWRNLRAPLSAIPDSATQIRLVADDDDLAPQHWIALTPPRIPQLRTLQDVVGSKDPVFLDWLVGLAFPCQRPFGHQYGVDETPKWRILPDRFGAEANSPVMDYLGGGPLGVTELLAHATTVASYLKDDWFRDWGALQRLTPYYSDAPPARLELGTVTRSGLWDPAPLRKG from the coding sequence ATGGCGACCGACACCTCGATCGACGCGATCGAACAATTACCATCTACCTCCGTGAGCGGCGCGGGAGGGAACTACCGGATCGCTCGCCTCGTGGCCGTCGTCGCCGGTCTGCTGGGCGCCGCGCTCGCGCTGGCCACGCCCTTCCTTCCGGTCACGCAGACCACCGCCCAGCTGAACTGGCCGCAGAACGGCACGTTCGGCAGCGTCGAGGCGCCCCTGATCGGTTATGTGGCCACCGAGCTGAACATCACCGTTCCCTGCCAGGCGGCGGCCGGGCTGACCGGTCCGGACAACGCCGCCAAGACGGTGCTGCTGTCCACGGTGCCCAAGCAGGCTCCCAAAGCCGTCGACCGAGGACTGCTGCTGCAGCGCGTCAACGACGACCTGGTGCTGATCGTGCGCAACGTCCCGGTGGTCGCGGCCCCGCTGAGCCAGGTGCTCAGCCCGGCCTGCCAGCGGTTGACGTTCACCGCGCACGCCGACAAGGTCACCGGCGAGTTCGTCGGACTGCGCCAAGGCCCCAACAGCGAGCACCCCGGTGAACCGCTGCGCGGGGAGAAAAGCGGCTACGACTTCCGGCCGCAGATCGTCGGGGTGTTCACCGACCTGTCCGGGCCCGCGCCGCCGGGCCTGAGCTTCTCGGCGACGGTCGACACCCGCTACAGCACCAGCCCGACGCCGCTGAAGATGGCCGCGATGATCCTCGGCGTCGTGCTGACCGGCGCCGCGCTGATCGCGCTGCACATCCTGGACACCGCCGACGGCACCCGGCACCGGCGCTTCCTGCCCGCGCGCTGGTGGTCGGTCGGCGCGCTCGATGCCCTGGTGCTGGTCGTGCTGGTGTGGTGGCACTTCGTCGGCGCCAACACCGCCGACGACGGCTACATCCTCACCATGGCCCGGGTCTCCGAGCACGCCGGCTACATGTCCAATTACTACCGCTGGTTCGGTACCCCCGAGGACCCGTTCGGCTGGTACTACAACCTGCTGGCCATGTGGGCGCACGTCAGCACCGCCAGCGTGTGGATGCGCCTGCCCACCCTGGCGATGGCGCTGACCTGCTGGTGGGTGATCAGCCGGGAAGTCATTCCGCGCCTGGGGCATGCGGTCAAAACCAACCGGGCCGCAGCGTGGACCGCGGCGGGCATGTTCCTGGCGGTGTGGCTGCCGCTGGACAACGGCCTGCGCCCGGAGCCGATCATCGCCCTGGGCATCCTGCTGACCTGGTGCTCGGTGGAGCGGGCGGTGGCCACCAGCCGGCTGCTGCCCGTCGCGATCGCCTGCGTCGTCGGCGCGCTGACCTTGTTCTCCGGGCCCACCGGCATCGCCTCTATCGGCGCCCTGCTGGTAGCGATCGGGCCGCTGCGCACCATCTTGCACCGGCGTTCCAAGCAGTTCGGGTTGTTGCCGCTGATCTCCCCCATCCTGGCGGCGGGCACCGTCACCGCCATCCTGATCTTCCGCGACCAGAGCTTCGCGGCCGAGAGCCAAGCCACCGTGCTCAAACAAGCCGTCGGCCCCAGCCTGAAGTGGTTCGACGAGCACATCCGCTACGAGCGGTTGTTCATGGCCAGCCCGGATGGTTCGGTGGCCCGCCGGTTCGCCGTGCTGGCGCTGCTGCTGGCGCTGGCGGTCGCGGTGGCCATGTCGCTGCGCAAGGGCCGCATCCCCGGCACCGCCGCCGGGCCGAGTCGGCGCATCATCGGCATCACCGTCATCTCGTTCCTGGCGATGATGTTCACCCCCACCAAGTGGACCCACCACTTCGGGGTGTTCGCCGGGCTGGCCGGCTCGTTGGGGGCGCTGGCCGCGGTCGCGGTCACCAGCACCGCGATGCGGTCCCGGCGCAACCGCACCCTGTTCGCCGCCGTGGTGCTGTTCGTCATGGCGTTGTCCTTCGCCAGCGTCAACGGCTGGTGGTATGTGTCCAACTTCGGCGTGCCCTGGTCCAACGCGTTCCCGAAATGGCGGTGGTCGCTCACCACCGCCTTCCTCGAGCTGACGGTGGCGGTGCTGCTGATCGCGGCGTGGTTCCACTTCGCCGCCAACGGCGGGCCGCGCCGCCAGATCCGCGAGCGGCCGCGGCTGGCCCGCGTGGTGCAGTCGCCGTTGGCGATCGCGACCTGGGTGCTGGTCCTGTTCGAGGTGGTCTCGCTGACCCAGGCGATGATCACCCAATACCCGGCCTGGTCGGTGGGCCGGTCGAATCTGCAGGCCCTGACCGGCAAGACCTGCGGGCTGGCCGAAGACGTCCTGGTCGAGATGGACCCCAACGCCGGGATGCTGCCCCCGGTCGGCGCCGCGCCGGCCGACGCACTGGGCGCCGGCCTGTCCGAGGCGTTCACCCCCAACGGCATCCCCGCCGACGTCTCCGCCGACCCGGTGATGGAACGCCCGGGTGACCGCAACTTCGCCAGCGACGACGGCGTCGTCACTGGCAGCGATCCGGGTACCGAAGGCGGCACCACCGCCGCGCCCGGCATCAACGGCTCGCGCGCGCGGCTGCCGTTCAACCTGGACTCGGCGCGCACGCCGATCCTGGGCAGCTGGCGCTCGGGTATCCAAGTGCCCGCGATGTTGCGGTCCGGTTGGTACCGCCTGCCGCCCAAGGACCAGCGCAGCGCGTCGCCGCTGTTGGTGCTCACCGCGGCCGGCCGGTTCGATCCCCGCGAAGTGCAGGTGCAGTGGGCCACCGACGCCGAGGCGGCCGCCGGACGTCACGGCGGCTCGATGGGCTTCGCCGACGTCGGCGCGGTGCCGGCCTGGCGCAATCTGCGGGCTCCGCTGTCGGCGATCCCGGACTCGGCCACCCAGATCCGGTTGGTCGCCGACGACGACGACCTGGCCCCGCAGCACTGGATCGCGCTGACGCCGCCGCGGATACCGCAACTGCGCACGCTGCAGGATGTGGTGGGCTCCAAGGATCCGGTGTTCCTGGACTGGCTGGTGGGCCTGGCGTTCCCCTGCCAGCGTCCGTTCGGCCATCAGTACGGCGTGGACGAGACGCCCAAGTGGCGCATCCTGCCCGACCGGTTCGGCGCCGAAGCCAACTCGCCGGTGATGGATTACCTCGGCGGCGGCCCGCTGGGCGTCACCGAGTTGCTGGCCCACGCCACCACGGTGGCCAGCTACCTCAAGGACGACTGGTTCCGGGACTGGGGTGCGTTGCAGCGGTTGACGCCGTACTACTCCGACGCCCCACCGGCGCGGCTCGAGCTGGGCACCGTGACGCGCAGCGGACTGTGGGATCCCGCGCCGCTGCGCAAAGGCTGA